Proteins co-encoded in one Micropterus dolomieu isolate WLL.071019.BEF.003 ecotype Adirondacks linkage group LG19, ASM2129224v1, whole genome shotgun sequence genomic window:
- the mlsl gene encoding malate synthase-like isoform X2: MELSPPPSGLQAECETLFSKDSLLFLHELISTFDEMVDQVLRLRVSRKAHLDLSGDLPSFLESTTHIRTDPAWRVLPVPPRLQRRHVDIGDLAPCDTQRFIKALQSPAQGIQVDFDDGNCPTYRNQIKGIHNVFKAVHNQFPNVPHISQAPVLMLRPRAWNMVEHNMMVEGKEAPGPLFDFGLLMFHCGKTLFENKSGPFFYLSKVESFMEARLWNNIFVWTQQKLGLPQSSIKATVLIENVLAAFEMEEILYELRDHSAGLNCGIWDYSASFVNKFGHRRAFLLPDRSKYVNMEKRFLRSYMDLLVQTCHRRGALATGGMAALLLPQDPLSDSHSRVLATVTRLKLLEIQAGVDGFMVYDLSLIEPMQKLFRLHAEGDNQLHRLRNDVTVTPDDLLSMPLGGVTLYGLKYNIAVGVLFINAWLSGNGHFFYRGQVEDSATAEISRSQVWQWIRHQTQLEDDGRVVSRRLVTDLTNEVMMELSSLCHSVRDKQTLHTAEAMFLEVVLKRDFPEFITTYLNQDHTFLSSQTSGLEALEVLDTHMPQSKL; encoded by the exons ATGGAGCTGTCGCCCCCTCCCTCAGGTCTACAAGCAGAGTGTGAGACACTTTTCTCCAAGGACTCCCTTCTCTTCCTTCATGAGCTGATCTCCACATTTGATGAGATGGTGGACCAG GTCCTGCGGTTGCGAGTGTCCAGAAAGGCCCACTTGGACCTTTCAGGTGACTTGCCAAGCTTTCTGGAAAGTACCACACATATCAGGACAGACCCAGCCTGGAGGGTGCTCCCTGTCCCCCCGAGGCTCCAGAGAAGACATGTGGATATTGGGGATCTTGCTCCCTGCGATACACAGCGCTTCATTAAAGCTCTCCAGTCACCAGCACAAGGCATACAG GTCGACTTTGATGATGGGAACTGCCCTACATATCGCAACCAGATCAAAGGCATTCATAATGTTTTTAAGGCGGTTCACAACCAGTTCCCCA ATGTTCCACACATATCTCAGGCTCCAGTGCTGATGCTTCGTCCTCGCGCCTGGAACATGGTGGAGCACAACATGATG GTGGAGGGGAAGGAGGCTCCGGGTCCTCTGTTTGACTTTGGACTCCTCATGTTTCACTGTGGAAAGACACTGTTTGAAAACAAGAGTGGGCCCTTTTTCTACCTCTCAaag gtagagagcttcatggaggCCAGGCTGTGGAACAACATATTTGTCTGGACACAACAGAAG ctGGGCCTACCACAGAGCAGCATCAAGGCGACGGTGCTCATTGAAAATGTATTAGCAGCATTTGAGATGGAGGAGATCCTCTACGAGCTGCGGGACCATTCAGCTGGACTCAACTGCGGCATCTGGGACTATTCAGCCTCCTTCGTCAATAAGTTTG GTCACCGAAGGGCCTTCCTGCTGCCCGACCGCAGTAAATATGTCAACATGGAGAAGCGTTTTCTGCGCAGCTACATGGACCTGTTGGTTCAGACATGTCATCGGAGGGGAGCGCTGGCCACAGGAGGCATGGCTGCCCTGCTGCTGCCTCAGGACCCGCTCAGTGACTCCCACAGCAGAGTGCTGGCTACTGTCACCAG ACTGAAGTTGCTGGAGATCCAGGCAGGTGTGGACGGTTTCATGGTGTATGATCTGAGCTTGATTGAACCCATGCAGAAA CTCTTCAGGCTCCACGCTGAAGGAGATAACCAGCTTCACCGGCTTCGAAATGATGTTACTGTGACTCCTGATGACCTACTGTCTATGCCTTTG GGAGGAGTCACCCTTTATGGTTTGAAGTATAACATTGCAGTTGGTGTCCTCTTTATTAATGCTTGGCTATCAG GTAACGGCCACTTTTTCTACAGAGGCCAGGTGGAAGATTCAGCCACAGCAGAGATTTCCAGATCACAG gtATGGCAGTGGATCCGTCATCAGACCCAGCTGGAGGACGATGGCAGGGTGGTGAGCAGGCGGCTGGTGACTGACCTCACCAACGAGGTTATGATGGAGCTCagctctctctgtcactctgttaG GGATAAACAGACGTTGCACACAGCAGAAGCCATGTTCCTGGAGGTGGTCCTAAAGAGAGATTTCCCAGAGTTCATCACCACCTACTTGAATCAGGACCACACATTTCTCAGCTCCCAGACCTCTGGACTGGAGGCCCTTGAGGTTCTGGACACACACATGCCCCAATCCAAACTGTAA
- the mlsl gene encoding malate synthase-like isoform X1, whose translation MELSPPPSGLQAECETLFSKDSLLFLHELISTFDEMVDQVLRLRVSRKAHLDLSGDLPSFLESTTHIRTDPAWRVLPVPPRLQRRHVDIGDLAPCDTQRFIKALQSPAQGIQVDFDDGNCPTYRNQIKGIHNVFKAVHNQFPNVPHISQAPVLMLRPRAWNMVEHNMMVEGKEAPGPLFDFGLLMFHCGKTLFENKSGPFFYLSKVESFMEARLWNNIFVWTQQKLGLPQSSIKATVLIENVLAAFEMEEILYELRDHSAGLNCGIWDYSASFVNKFGHRRAFLLPDRSKYVNMEKRFLRSYMDLLVQTCHRRGALATGGMAALLLPQDPLSDSHSRVLATVTREMLDVSPNYIYLTAKVCTLKLLEIQAGVDGFMVYDLSLIEPMQKLFRLHAEGDNQLHRLRNDVTVTPDDLLSMPLGGVTLYGLKYNIAVGVLFINAWLSGNGHFFYRGQVEDSATAEISRSQVWQWIRHQTQLEDDGRVVSRRLVTDLTNEVMMELSSLCHSVRDKQTLHTAEAMFLEVVLKRDFPEFITTYLNQDHTFLSSQTSGLEALEVLDTHMPQSKL comes from the exons ATGGAGCTGTCGCCCCCTCCCTCAGGTCTACAAGCAGAGTGTGAGACACTTTTCTCCAAGGACTCCCTTCTCTTCCTTCATGAGCTGATCTCCACATTTGATGAGATGGTGGACCAG GTCCTGCGGTTGCGAGTGTCCAGAAAGGCCCACTTGGACCTTTCAGGTGACTTGCCAAGCTTTCTGGAAAGTACCACACATATCAGGACAGACCCAGCCTGGAGGGTGCTCCCTGTCCCCCCGAGGCTCCAGAGAAGACATGTGGATATTGGGGATCTTGCTCCCTGCGATACACAGCGCTTCATTAAAGCTCTCCAGTCACCAGCACAAGGCATACAG GTCGACTTTGATGATGGGAACTGCCCTACATATCGCAACCAGATCAAAGGCATTCATAATGTTTTTAAGGCGGTTCACAACCAGTTCCCCA ATGTTCCACACATATCTCAGGCTCCAGTGCTGATGCTTCGTCCTCGCGCCTGGAACATGGTGGAGCACAACATGATG GTGGAGGGGAAGGAGGCTCCGGGTCCTCTGTTTGACTTTGGACTCCTCATGTTTCACTGTGGAAAGACACTGTTTGAAAACAAGAGTGGGCCCTTTTTCTACCTCTCAaag gtagagagcttcatggaggCCAGGCTGTGGAACAACATATTTGTCTGGACACAACAGAAG ctGGGCCTACCACAGAGCAGCATCAAGGCGACGGTGCTCATTGAAAATGTATTAGCAGCATTTGAGATGGAGGAGATCCTCTACGAGCTGCGGGACCATTCAGCTGGACTCAACTGCGGCATCTGGGACTATTCAGCCTCCTTCGTCAATAAGTTTG GTCACCGAAGGGCCTTCCTGCTGCCCGACCGCAGTAAATATGTCAACATGGAGAAGCGTTTTCTGCGCAGCTACATGGACCTGTTGGTTCAGACATGTCATCGGAGGGGAGCGCTGGCCACAGGAGGCATGGCTGCCCTGCTGCTGCCTCAGGACCCGCTCAGTGACTCCCACAGCAGAGTGCTGGCTACTGTCACCAG GGAAATGCTGGACGTTTCACccaactacatttatttgacagctaaaGTTTGTAC ACTGAAGTTGCTGGAGATCCAGGCAGGTGTGGACGGTTTCATGGTGTATGATCTGAGCTTGATTGAACCCATGCAGAAA CTCTTCAGGCTCCACGCTGAAGGAGATAACCAGCTTCACCGGCTTCGAAATGATGTTACTGTGACTCCTGATGACCTACTGTCTATGCCTTTG GGAGGAGTCACCCTTTATGGTTTGAAGTATAACATTGCAGTTGGTGTCCTCTTTATTAATGCTTGGCTATCAG GTAACGGCCACTTTTTCTACAGAGGCCAGGTGGAAGATTCAGCCACAGCAGAGATTTCCAGATCACAG gtATGGCAGTGGATCCGTCATCAGACCCAGCTGGAGGACGATGGCAGGGTGGTGAGCAGGCGGCTGGTGACTGACCTCACCAACGAGGTTATGATGGAGCTCagctctctctgtcactctgttaG GGATAAACAGACGTTGCACACAGCAGAAGCCATGTTCCTGGAGGTGGTCCTAAAGAGAGATTTCCCAGAGTTCATCACCACCTACTTGAATCAGGACCACACATTTCTCAGCTCCCAGACCTCTGGACTGGAGGCCCTTGAGGTTCTGGACACACACATGCCCCAATCCAAACTGTAA